One Thermoplasmata archaeon DNA window includes the following coding sequences:
- a CDS encoding DUF749 family protein, giving the protein MFQKATVVMIDRARKIPTEFQGLIHLRSGMEHREHGEEELVAILHIGRENCYYAIFLDEQTDLRVIELKLSRIHARLTKEARRKLESALMSLT; this is encoded by the coding sequence ATGTTCCAGAAGGCCACCGTGGTGATGATAGATAGGGCTAGAAAGATACCGACAGAATTCCAAGGGCTAATTCACCTTCGCTCCGGCATGGAGCACAGGGAGCATGGGGAGGAGGAGCTGGTGGCGATTCTCCACATCGGCAGGGAGAACTGTTATTATGCCATCTTCCTCGACGAGCAAACCGACCTCAGGGTGATCGAACTGAAGCTGAGCAGAATTCACGCCAGACTCACCAAGGAGGCGAGAAGAAAGCTCGAAAGCGCTTTGATGAGTCTCACCTAG